From Juglans regia cultivar Chandler chromosome 8, Walnut 2.0, whole genome shotgun sequence, the proteins below share one genomic window:
- the LOC109001953 gene encoding uncharacterized protein LOC109001953, translated as MAATFLCSWNPTLVHGSRKVNSLYPRSLEGVGQITLDQPTAKRSSSRHGCPTKISRRFSVFAVTESSKEPSKTEETIPSWARADSDVPPPWAQDEGKESISQQIFEIPFYVYLLASAVTAIAAIGSVFEYVNLRPVFGILKSDSIFYAPLLGFFAFTGIPVSTFLWLKSVQAANKEAEEQDRRDGYL; from the exons ATGGCAGCAACTTTCTTGTGTTCATGGAATCCAACTTTAGTACATGGTTCCAGAAAAGTAAATTCATTGTATCCCAGATCATTAGAAGGTGTTGGACAGATTACACTAGATCAACCAACTGCGAAAAGAAGCTCAAGTCGTCATGGCTGTCCAACGAAAATATCCCGTAGGTTTTCTGTGTTTGCTGTGACCGAAAGTTCTAAAGAGCCAAGCAAGACTGAAGAAACAATCCCTTCTTGGGCCAGGGCAGATTCAGATGTGCCCCCTCCTTGGGCTCAGGATGAAGGCAAGGAAAGTATATCACAGCAAATATTTGAGATTCCCTTCTATGTTTATTTACTTGCCTCAGCAGTGACTGCAATTGCTGCA ATAGGCTCTGTGTTTGAATATGTGAATCTGAGGCCAGTGTTTGGAATTTTGAAATCAGACAGCATTTTTTATGCTCCATTGCTTGGATTTTTTGCATTTACTGGCATTCCCGTTTCA ACTTTCCTGTGGCTCAAATCTGTTCAAGCTGCTAACAAGGAAGCTGAAGAACAAGACCGCAGGGATGGCTATCTGTAG